ACCCAAAAATAAAACGGAAACAACAACGCGTAATGCCAGCCTTGGCAAAGGCAGCGTAGACCAGTTCCATCGGCGAATTACAAGACGGTAAATATGGGTCAGCGTGATACCTAAAAGGATATTGGCAAGGCTGCTGTATAAATTGGTAAGATCAAAACCGTATTCAAGTGTGTACAGAACAAACTCATACATAATGAGCACTGTCCAGCCCACAATTTGTAAAGTCCAGTAAATTTTCCTTTTGGACATGAGTTAAAGGTTACAGCTGAATGACTAAGCCACAAAAATATGGAACCACAGCCAGTTTTCCGCCATAAATACATCAAAGGAACTGCCCCTACACAAACGGTCTCCTACAAGGTTTGAGGAATTTCCAGTGAAAGCAGGTGCGTTGTATCGTTTCTCACTTCCATTTCAAAAAGACCAGTGTCATAAGAATAATTGATGCGGTACAAACACAGATTACTGTGCTCGTAATCGTCCATATGGATCAGCGATTCCTTGAAAAGAATGGTTAATAACACGCGCATCGCACGGCCGTGCATGGCAATTAGAATATTTCTTTCGTGAGGACGGGATAGAATTGTTTCTATCACCGGAATCTGACGGTCACGAACCTGATTCGGACTTTCTCCGCCTTCGGCAGCACTGTCAAAATCACCTGCTTTCCACGCAAGTACAAGATCTCGATAGTAACTTGAATCCCCCGTGTTAGGTTCTTTACCTTCGCGAAGTCCCCAGGAAATTTCATTCAGTCCGGCATAACTTTCATGCGCAATACCCTGATTTATAAAACCGCGGACAGACTGCTGCGTTCGCTGTAAATTTGAAGTATATATTTTGTCAAAAGGTACATGCTGATAAGCATTAAAAAAAGCAGCGGCCTGAGCCTCTCCCCATTCGTTCAAACTAGAATCCACACCACTTCCCTGTACTACTCCTCTGCGATTAAGATCAGTTTCACCGTGGCGAATGAGATATATAGACTTTCTTTTCAAAATAATTGTATTATTTAAATATTATTTTTGCAAATACCTTGTTTTTGACTAATATAGCAGATACAAATTTATACAATTTTTATATGTTCGCAACATCCATTTCTCTTGACGCCATTCATTCTTTTAGCAAAAACACAATTGCCGATCATATTGGTATTGAATTTCTGGAAATAGGAACAGATTATATTGTGGCCAAAATGCCAGTTGATCATCGTACGCATCAGCCATTCGGGATTTTGCATGGCGGTGCGTCTGTTGTTTTGGCAGAAACACTGGGAAGTATTGCGTCTTTTTTATGCCTGAAAGACCGGGACAATCAGCATGCAGTAGGACTGGAAATAAATGCAAATCATCTTCGCCCGGCAAAGAACGGATTTGTTTACGGACGTGTTACACCTATACATGTTGGAAGGACGACGCATATCTGGGATATAAAAATCACGAATGAAGAAAATAAACTGGTTTGCATAAGTCGTTTAACAGTCGCAATTGTAGATGCGAATCGTTAATTTCAACCAATTCAAGAAAGAAATTCAGAACGGGTTTGATGCCTGTTAAAGATTATATAGATGATTTCGACTCAAATTAGAACGGCTCAGTCCATTTTAGAACGTTTTGAAGCAGAAGAACTTTGGAAAGCAGCAAAAGAACTGGGTTTTCCATGTGCCATGTGGAAACTTCCTTATACCAGCGAAATAAAATTATTAATATCAATCAGAGAAGGAATCCGCAGCTGCCAGCCGGATATGGAAAAACTTTCTTCGGGATTCATGATCAGCCCTTTTCATTGGAATGAAAACGATAATGTGCTTTTTATGGAAGGTGATATTATTGCTGTTTATTCTGAAAACGGTCAGCTTGAACAACTTGATAATAAGCTGGGTGAAGAACATCCGGAAATTAAAAAACTTGTTCATTCTGCTTCTCAGATCAAGGAAAAAGACAATCGCGGAAATTTAGAAAATCTCCCTCTTTTAACGGCCACGCTTCCGGATCACGATACAAAAGCACGTTTTGAGAGAACAGTGGAACTTGCTGTTTCGGCTATAAAACAAAAACAGTTTCACAAAGTAGTTTTATCAAGAACAAAAAAGCTTACCTACACCGAACATTTTCAACCGGCAAAAGCTTTTCAAAAACTGGCAAAAGCATACGCTCACGCTTTTGTTTCGCTGGTAAATTTACCGGAACAGAAAGAATTGTGGCTGGGTGCCAGTCCCGAAGCCTTGGTACAACAAACGGCAGATGGTACTTTCAAAACCATGTCGCTGGCCGGTACCCAAAAAGCCAAAGATAAGAACGGCATCCTGCTTCCAAAATATGACATTCGCTGGGGACAAAAAGAAATCGAAGAGCAGGCTTTGGTAAGTCGTTATATTATTGAATGCTTTAAAAAAATTCGATTGAGGGAATATCTTGAAACCGGCCCCAAAACCGTTTTAGCAGGTAACCTTTATCATCTTAGAAGCGATTTTGAAGTGGACACCAATGCGCTCAATTTTCCGGAGCTTTCGTCCGTTATGCTTCGCCTGCTCCACCCTACTTCTGCAATCTGCGGCGTACCCAAAATACCAAGTCTAAAATTCATTTCTGAAATTGAAGGTTATGACAGATCTTTTTACAGCGGCTTCCTAGGGCCTGTTCAGGTTGAAGGAGACTCGAATTTATTCGTAAACCTTCGAACCGTAAGGCTGAAAGATGGCATTGCAACGTTTTTCGCGGGTGCCGGCATTACGGAGGACTCAATTCCGGAAAGAGAATGGGAAGAAACTGAACTTAAATGTGATACACTTTTGAAAGTGATCGGGAAAGAATTTTAAAAAAATTACATCGGGGCATTAAACTTTTATAGTAGAAAACTATCCAAGGCGTATTACATTTACATAACAATCACAAAACTTCCACGTTTTCTGATTGTTAACTATTCCTAACAATTTAATTATTTAAAAATTCCTTGAAATAGTACTACCTCTATGAATCGCATTCTTCCAGGG
The nucleotide sequence above comes from Dyadobacter subterraneus. Encoded proteins:
- a CDS encoding chorismate-binding protein, giving the protein MISTQIRTAQSILERFEAEELWKAAKELGFPCAMWKLPYTSEIKLLISIREGIRSCQPDMEKLSSGFMISPFHWNENDNVLFMEGDIIAVYSENGQLEQLDNKLGEEHPEIKKLVHSASQIKEKDNRGNLENLPLLTATLPDHDTKARFERTVELAVSAIKQKQFHKVVLSRTKKLTYTEHFQPAKAFQKLAKAYAHAFVSLVNLPEQKELWLGASPEALVQQTADGTFKTMSLAGTQKAKDKNGILLPKYDIRWGQKEIEEQALVSRYIIECFKKIRLREYLETGPKTVLAGNLYHLRSDFEVDTNALNFPELSSVMLRLLHPTSAICGVPKIPSLKFISEIEGYDRSFYSGFLGPVQVEGDSNLFVNLRTVRLKDGIATFFAGAGITEDSIPEREWEETELKCDTLLKVIGKEF
- a CDS encoding histidine phosphatase family protein; the encoded protein is MKRKSIYLIRHGETDLNRRGVVQGSGVDSSLNEWGEAQAAAFFNAYQHVPFDKIYTSNLQRTQQSVRGFINQGIAHESYAGLNEISWGLREGKEPNTGDSSYYRDLVLAWKAGDFDSAAEGGESPNQVRDRQIPVIETILSRPHERNILIAMHGRAMRVLLTILFKESLIHMDDYEHSNLCLYRINYSYDTGLFEMEVRNDTTHLLSLEIPQTL
- a CDS encoding hotdog fold thioesterase — translated: MFATSISLDAIHSFSKNTIADHIGIEFLEIGTDYIVAKMPVDHRTHQPFGILHGGASVVLAETLGSIASFLCLKDRDNQHAVGLEINANHLRPAKNGFVYGRVTPIHVGRTTHIWDIKITNEENKLVCISRLTVAIVDANR